The following are from one region of the Chloracidobacterium sp. genome:
- a CDS encoding glycosyltransferase, protein MSELLRIAFFPDSYLEVNGAAMTCKRLVDYAKRNDRPFLVVHAAPKSEAWKDGSVDYLALKRSPISFSLDEELAYDPLFQRHTNKVLRALLEFRPDIIHITGLNDVGIMGSYLAWKLQIPLLGSWHTNVHEFAAQRLRRMLRFLPDKMVNGISNFAERKILDGTVLYYKMPKVVLAPNQELVELLGQGTHRVSRLMGRGVDTEMFSPSKRTVDDEIIRLGFVGRLRAEKNVRLLVELEHALIKAGKKGFKFLIVGEGNEREYLEKNLKNAEFTGFLSGEKLSEAYANMDIFVFPSETDAFGNVAQEAAASGVVPIVSDKGGPKYLVTHGETGFIAAGFDDFLKYTIELMEDKDKLEAMRIRARDGALSSSWDTIFAGVFDAYEETIRVAEMRKRINEEKAGER, encoded by the coding sequence GTGAGCGAACTTTTAAGAATTGCATTTTTCCCCGATTCGTATCTCGAGGTTAACGGAGCGGCAATGACCTGCAAGCGGTTGGTCGATTACGCCAAGCGAAACGATCGTCCATTCCTTGTTGTCCATGCAGCACCAAAGTCAGAGGCCTGGAAGGACGGCAGTGTTGATTATTTGGCCTTGAAACGCTCTCCGATCTCGTTCTCTCTCGACGAGGAACTAGCTTACGACCCATTGTTTCAGCGTCATACGAATAAGGTTTTACGAGCGCTGCTTGAGTTTCGCCCGGATATTATTCACATCACAGGACTTAATGATGTAGGTATAATGGGTTCTTATCTTGCCTGGAAACTGCAGATCCCGCTACTTGGCTCGTGGCACACGAACGTACACGAGTTTGCTGCACAACGATTGCGAAGAATGCTTCGCTTTTTGCCCGACAAAATGGTCAACGGCATTTCGAATTTTGCCGAACGGAAGATACTCGACGGGACCGTTCTTTATTACAAGATGCCGAAGGTCGTACTTGCTCCGAATCAAGAGCTTGTCGAACTTCTCGGCCAAGGAACCCACCGGGTTTCTCGTCTGATGGGCCGCGGCGTCGATACCGAGATGTTCTCACCGTCAAAACGTACGGTTGATGATGAGATAATTCGACTTGGGTTCGTCGGTAGGCTTCGCGCGGAAAAGAATGTCAGGTTGTTGGTCGAACTGGAACACGCGTTGATCAAAGCCGGAAAGAAAGGATTCAAGTTTCTGATCGTCGGCGAAGGCAATGAGCGCGAGTATCTTGAAAAAAATCTCAAGAACGCTGAGTTTACTGGTTTTCTCTCGGGTGAAAAGCTGTCAGAAGCATACGCGAACATGGACATTTTCGTATTCCCGTCTGAAACTGATGCGTTCGGAAACGTAGCTCAAGAGGCCGCTGCATCGGGTGTTGTGCCGATAGTTTCGGACAAAGGCGGGCCTAAATATCTCGTGACGCACGGAGAAACCGGCTTCATCGCCGCCGGTTTCGACGATTTTCTTAAATACACGATCGAATTGATGGAAGACAAAGACAAGCTTGAAGCAATGCGAATTCGGGCTCGTGACGGAGCCCTTTCGAGTTCCTGGGACACGATCTTCGCAGGCGTGTTTGATGCCTATGAAGAGACAATTCGCGTTGCCGAAATGCGAAAGAGAATAAATGAAGAAAAGGCAGGTGAACGGTAG